One Mercurialis annua linkage group LG3, ddMerAnnu1.2, whole genome shotgun sequence DNA window includes the following coding sequences:
- the LOC126672482 gene encoding uncharacterized protein LOC126672482 — translation MEIRFQLESNYQTVEIEDNVSLQFYIEMKKDESRVTSFPLCVTTRKFEDQPQILNINSETSIGMIKEQFVNTTSSSGTTIDIIKYAKILYNQTRKEDEEAESKPQEINIITDPKIMETYVGQIFKDKEIMKTSFCFYTIANQFQYKVSKSCKREYIVNCIDENCRWTVRASRDGKTNMFVIRRMINIHTCPPNIRMDDKRQETASIIGEHIKMKFLDIKIIYTPADIIADIQRYFGIVLSYNRAWRSKVKALNQIRGTPRDSYSNLPGYLHMLLQTNRGSVVDLHTTDENKFEYMFMALDASNKGWRYCRPIVVVDGTFLKSNYGGTLITASTQDGNDRHLSILNGVKKVFPEASHAISKGFNYYMKELDAINAGIRPYLTDIGFEKWARAYCKANRYSTMTSNIAESLNAAIKATRELPITTLLESLRRLMQEWSYANRNIAICTFTKLTNKAEYELRNHYASSLRMKALTSVRGLHSVEDGDKTFIVKLNERTCTCCRFQVDEMPCPHAIAILSKLHQEPYQYCSDFFTKENMLATYERIVYPMPSQNNWDLPVMLKVWKFFHQ, via the exons ATGGAAATTAGATTTCAGTTAGAAAGCAACTACCAAACTGTAGAAATTGAAGATAATGTCAGCCTGCAATTCtacattgaaatgaaaaaagatGAATCTCGAGTAACCAGTTTTCCATTATGTGTTACAACAAGAAAATTTGAAGATCAGCCACAAATACTAAATATCAACAGTGAAACTTCTATTGGAATGATTAAAGAACAATTTGTGAATACAACATCTAGTAGTGGCACAACAatcgatattataaaatatgcaAAAATCTTATACAACCAAACAAGAAAAGAAGATGAGGAAGCTGAAAGTAAACCACAAGAAATCAACATCATCACTGATCCGAAAATAATGGAAACCTATGTTGGACAGATCTTCAAAGACAAAGAAATCATGAAGACAAGTTTCTGTTTTTACACAATTGCTAACCAATTTCAGTATAAAGTCAGTAAGTCTTGCAAGAGAGAATATATAGTCAATTGCATTGATGAAAATTGTAGGTGGACAGTGAGAGCTTCAAGAGATGGAAAGACAAATATGTTTGTGATTAGAAGAATGATAAACATCCACACATGCCCACCAAATATAAGAATGGATGACAAACGGCAAGAAACAGCTTCAATAATAGGGGAACATATAAAAATGAAGTTCTtggatataaaaataatatatactccAGCTGATATTATTGCAGATATTCAAAGATATTTTGGGATTGTTTTGAGTTACAATAGGGCATGGAGGTCAAAAGTAAAGGCACTAAACCAAATTAGAGGTACTCCGCGCGACTCGTATTCAAATTTGCCTGGATATTTGCACATGCTTCTACAAACTAATCGAGGGTCTGTTGTAGATCTTCATACAACTGATGAAAAcaaatttgaatatatgtttATGGCTCTAGATGCTTCTAATAAAGGTTGGAGGTACTGTAGACCAATAGTTGTAGTAGATGGGACATTTTTGAAGTCGAACTACGGTGGAACATTAATAACAGCAAGTACACAAGACGGGAATG ATAGGCATTTGAGTATATTGAATGGGGTCAAAAAGGTTTTTCCTGAAGCAAGTCATGCAATAT CTAAGGGATTTAACTACTACATGAAAGAACTTGATGCCATTAATGCCGGAATTCGACCGTACCTAACAGATATTGGGTTCGAGAAGTGGGCAAGAGCATATTGTAAAGCTAATAG gtACTCGACAATGACATCGAATATCGCCGAGTCTTTGAATGCAGCAATCAAGGCAACTAGGGAATTACCAATAACAACGCTCCTTGAAAGTTTAAGGCGTTTGATGCAAGAATGGAGTTACGCTAATAGAAATATTGCAATTTGTACATTTACTAAGCTGACAAACAAAGCAGAATATGAACTCAGAAATCACTATGCATCATCTTTAAGAATGAAg GCTTTAACATCTGTTAGAGGTTTGCACAGTGTGGAAGATGGTGATAAAACCTTTATAGTAAAACTTAATGAAAGAACATGCACATGCTGCAGATTTCAAGTGGATGAAATGCCATGTCCACATGCTATTGCTATATTAAGCAAACTACACCAAGAACCATATCAATACTGCTCAGACTTTTTTACTAAAGAAAATATGCTTGCCACATATGAAAGAATTGTCTATCCAATGCCTAGCCAAAATAATTGGGATTTACCTGTCATGTTGAAAGTATGGAAATTCTTCCACCAATAG
- the LOC126671593 gene encoding uncharacterized protein LOC126671593, with protein sequence MSWGIAKEIFSSDMVKKIWDAFEIQALVITSLAFQIVLAIYGRRRKYNPRLYVLFVVWFCYLMGTYVSIVALGKLTETSSNDSIALTNITYGSPPKLVHVTNNELRALWAPLLLVHIGGPDSITAYAVEDNRLGWRQFLELGVQIGVVLLIYIKSWNNSWLSIIALTLLVSGAIKSLERVWSLRCSANTEAIFNSLSNSSILEVERAWYLKSSIPGLELLVKAYRRFEHLKPHLQNWIGHPLSINFPSMSTYYYDPEDVFKIAEFELGFMYDVLYTRSPINYSFPSFLRRFVCLLCLVSSLCGFAILFRNADVHLLTIVSTVKYDKRVDIAITYMLLAGAIALELYALATILYSDWSLLYMIKDQKSPFVENLLQVFARQVPMRWPRWSNSIQQLNLLSYCLYKDHTLSGRIISRTLMIRPGWDEAYKRYCLTNYVPVLGDLKRLLIEQIEEVCGQRVWQPFSKRGEWALERFKCVDQFKWSIQTDYTTEANQQTSFGRAIIIWHIATDVWFYAPDKYKTHYQQSYSQMTKYLSDYMVHLLADRPYMLNIVTKNILFEGACAKLAIFLNTIETTRSESVMECFSRNLLESRLEETSLEIGCENNVADNFHSSEAIVSDWDIVMEAKLLAELLIDRADRWNLLASVWIEMLCYAASNCPWVRHTEQLRRGGGLITHVWLLLYHETNKFNISIY encoded by the coding sequence ATGAGTTGGGGGATTGCGAAAGAAATATTTAGCTCGGACATGGTGAAGAAAATATGGGATGCATTTGAGATCCAAGCACTGGTTATTACAAGCCTAGCCTTTCAAATTGTACTCGCAATTTATGGCAGACGAAGGAAGTACAACCCAAGACTTTATGTCCTCTTTGTTGTCTGGTTCTGCTATTTAATGGGCACTTATGTCTCCATAGTTGCCCTTGGAAAGCTTACTGAAACCAGTTCTAATGACTCAATTGCCCTTACGAACATTACTTACGGTAGTCCTCCAAAACTAGTGCATGTCACTAATAACGAACTCAGAGCTCTGTGGGCACCGTTGCTTCTTGTGCACATTGGCGGTCCTGACAGCATTACCGCATACGCGGTGGAAGATAACAGGTTGGGATGGAGACAATTTCTTGAACTAGGAGTGCAAATAGGAGTTGTGCTTTTAATTTACATCAAATCTTGGAACAATTCTTGGCTTTCAATCATAGCATTGACATTGTTGGTTAGTGGAGCAATTAAAAGTCTTGAAAGGGTTTGGTCTCTGCGCTGCTCTGCTAATACTGAAGCCATCTTTAATAGTTTGTCAAATTCTAGTATTCTTGAAGTAGAGAGGGCCTGGTATCTGAAATCCTCTATTCCAGGTCTAGAATTGCTTGTCAAGGCCTATAGACGTTTTGAGCATTTAAAGCCACATCTTCAGAATTGGATTGGTCACCCTTTGTCTATAAACTTTCCTTCAATGAGCACATATTACTATGATCCTGAAGACGTTTTCAAGATAGCGGAATTTGAGCTCGGTTTTATGTATGATGTTCTCTATACAAGGTCTCCCATCAATTATTCGTTTCCAAGCTTTCTTCGACGCTTTGTTTGTCTGCTTTGCCTTGTTTCCAGCTTGTGCGGATTTGCAATCTTGTTCCGGAACGCTGATGTGCATCTTTTGACAATTGTTTCCACAGTAAAATATGATAAAAGAGTGGACATTGCCATTACATATATGTTGCTAGCTGGAGCTATAGCACTCGAGCTCTATGCGCTCGCAACAATCCTTTACTCAGACTGGTCACTGCTTTATATGATTAAAGATCAGAAGAGCCCTTTTGTGGAAAATCTTCTTCAAGTTTTTGCTCGTCAGGTTCCAATGCGGTGGCCTAGATGGTCCAATTCTATACAACAATTAAATTTGCTAAGCTATTGTCTTTACAAGGATCATACCTTGTCTGGCAGAATAATCAGTAGAACCCTCATGATTAGGCCAGGCTGGGACGAAGCTTATAAGAGGTATTGCTTAACAAATTATGTTCCAGTTCTTGGAGACTTGAAAAGATTGCTGATCGAACAAATAGAGGAAGTTTGCGGACAGAGAGTTTGGCAACCGTTCAGCAAACGAGGAGAATGGGCATTAGAGAGGTTCAAATGTGTAGACCAATTCAAGTGGAGCATACAAACAGATTACACCACAGAAGCAAACCAGCAAACCAGTTTCGGAAGGGCTATAATCATATGGCATATTGCAACCGACGTTTGGTTCTACGCACCGGACAAGTACAAAACTCATTATCAACAATCTTACTCTCAAATGACGAAATACCTGTCAGATTACATGGTGCATCTTCTAGCTGATCGTCCTTACATGCTAAATATCGTCACAAAGAACATTCTTTTCGAAGGCGCTTGTGCTAAACTAGCGATATTTTTGAACACTATAGAAACGACAAGAAGTGAGTCTGTGATGGAATGTTTTTCCAGGAACTTACTTGAAAGTCGGCTGGAAGAAACGTCGTTGGAAATAGGCTGCGAGAATAATGTAGCAGACAATTTTCACTCGAGTGAAGCGATAGTATCAGACTGGGATATAGTAATGGAAGCAAAACTACTTGCAGAACTTCTGATCGATAGGGCAGACAGATGGAATCTATTAGCAAGTGTGTGGATTGAGATGCTTTGCTACGCTGCAAGTAACTGTCCATGGGTTCGTCACACGGAGCAGCTCCGGCGCGGTGGAGGACTTATCACCCATGTCTGGCTTCTTCTCTATCATGAAACTAATAAGTTCAATATCAGTATATATTGA